The segment CGAGGTCGAAGCCGAGCTGACCCGCCTGCTGCGCGAGAACGAGGACCTGCGCGCCAAGCTGGCCGCCGCCACGCGTGCCGCCGCGCAGAACCAGGCGAACATGCGCAAGGAGCAGCAGGCTCCGCAGGACGGCGGCCGCCCCGGCGCCCCCGTCCCCGCCGCCATATCCGGCCCGCCGGTGCCCGGCCAGCAGGGCCCCGGTCCGCAGCAGCTCGGCGGTCCGCAGCAGCTCGGCGGCCCCCAGCAGGGGATGGGCAACCAGCAGGGCATGGGCAACCAGCAGGGCATGGGCCAGGGCATGGGCAACCAGCCGCTCGGCCTGCCCTCCGGCGCCCCGCAGCTGCCCGCCGGTCAGCAGCAGGGCATGGGCGGCCCGATGGGCAACCCGATGCAGCAGCAGATGGGCCAGACCATGGGCGGCCAGCAGCAGTTGGTCCAGCCGATGGGCGGCCAGATGCTGCAGCCGATGGGCAACCCGATGCAGCAGCAGATGGGCCAGACCATGGGCGGGCAGCAGCTCCAGCCGATGGGCGGGCAGCAGCTGCAGCCGATGGGCGGCCCGATGGGCAACCCGATGCAGCAGCAGCAGAACCCCGGTGGCGACAGCGCCGCCCGCGTCCTGGCGCTCGCCCAGCAGACCGCGGACCAGGCCATCTCCGAGGCCCGCTCCGAGGCCAACAAGATCGTCGGCGAGGCCCGCAGCCGCGCCGAGGGCCTGGAGCGGGACGCCCGTGCCAAGGCCGACGCCCTGGAGCGGGACGCCCAGGAGAAGCACCGCGTCGCGATGGGCTCGCTGGAGTCCGCCCGCGCCACCCTGGAGCGCAAGGTCGAGGACCTGCGCGCCTTCGAGCGCGAGTACCGCACGCGGCTGAAGTCCTACCTGGAGACCCAGCTGCGCCAGCTGGAGTCGCAGGCGGACGACTCGCTCGCCCCGCCGCGGATCCCCGCCACCGCGTCGCTGCCGCCGGCCGCGTCGTCGATGGCGCCCGCCGGTGCCAGCGCGATGTCCTCCCCGGCGCCGTCCTTCGGCTCCACCCCGTCCTTCGGCGGGAACCAGTCCTTCGGCGGTTCCTCCTTCGGCGGCTCGTCCGGCGCCCCGTCCTTCGGCGGTGCCTCGGCGAGCAGCGGCAACGGGGCGATGGCGCCGGCGGGCATGACCCAGCCGATGGCGGCCGTGCGGCCGCAGCCCCCGCAGCCGATGCAGCAGGCGCCCGCTCCGATGCGCGGCTTCCTGATCGACGAGGACGGCGACAACTAGCAGTAGCGCAGC is part of the Kitasatospora cineracea genome and harbors:
- a CDS encoding DivIVA domain-containing protein, producing MPLTPEDVRNKQFTTVRLREGYDEDEVDAFLDEVEAELTRLLRENEDLRAKLAAATRAAAQNQANMRKEQQAPQDGGRPGAPVPAAISGPPVPGQQGPGPQQLGGPQQLGGPQQGMGNQQGMGNQQGMGQGMGNQPLGLPSGAPQLPAGQQQGMGGPMGNPMQQQMGQTMGGQQQLVQPMGGQMLQPMGNPMQQQMGQTMGGQQLQPMGGQQLQPMGGPMGNPMQQQQNPGGDSAARVLALAQQTADQAISEARSEANKIVGEARSRAEGLERDARAKADALERDAQEKHRVAMGSLESARATLERKVEDLRAFEREYRTRLKSYLETQLRQLESQADDSLAPPRIPATASLPPAASSMAPAGASAMSSPAPSFGSTPSFGGNQSFGGSSFGGSSGAPSFGGASASSGNGAMAPAGMTQPMAAVRPQPPQPMQQAPAPMRGFLIDEDGDN